The following coding sequences lie in one Myxococcales bacterium genomic window:
- the pgeF gene encoding peptidoglycan editing factor PgeF, whose protein sequence is MTPIVSSQRVLRSALLETHRFKHGFSLRQGGVSVPPFDTLNLGRQVSDNPKHVVENHRRFAAEVGYDAEGLYEISQVHGCHIEVADPTRSAASFRVREGDALIGSHDGVAVAVRTADCMPLLLADPESGVVAAVHAGWRGIALGVVRSSVLALTQRMHVKQTELLVGIGPHIRQCCFEVGEDVRAILVACSDASNVVITHTTKPRVSLVGIVMSQLLSLGALFTHIDDVGGCTHCEGDRFFSYRRDGAASGRHAAVIVSR, encoded by the coding sequence ATGACCCCTATCGTCTCTTCGCAGCGTGTATTGCGGTCAGCATTGCTTGAGACTCACAGGTTTAAGCATGGATTTTCGCTGCGCCAAGGCGGCGTGAGCGTGCCGCCGTTTGACACGCTCAATCTTGGCCGCCAGGTGAGTGATAACCCGAAGCACGTTGTAGAGAATCACCGCAGATTTGCGGCGGAGGTTGGTTACGACGCCGAGGGATTGTACGAGATCAGTCAGGTGCACGGCTGTCACATCGAAGTGGCGGATCCCACGCGATCGGCGGCCTCTTTTCGCGTCCGAGAAGGGGATGCGTTGATCGGTTCGCATGACGGAGTGGCTGTGGCGGTACGCACTGCCGATTGTATGCCTCTGCTTCTGGCCGACCCTGAGAGCGGCGTGGTGGCCGCCGTTCATGCGGGATGGCGCGGCATTGCTTTAGGCGTGGTCCGCTCGAGCGTGCTTGCGTTAACTCAGCGCATGCATGTCAAACAGACGGAGTTATTGGTGGGGATCGGCCCTCACATCCGACAGTGCTGTTTTGAAGTCGGAGAAGACGTGCGAGCGATTCTTGTCGCATGCAGTGATGCCTCGAACGTTGTAATCACTCACACAACGAAGCCCAGAGTGTCTCTAGTGGGAATCGTTATGTCACAGCTTCTTTCGCTGGGGGCGCTCTTCACACACATCGACGACGTGGGGGGGTGCACGCATTGTGAAGGGGATCGGTTTTTTTCTTACCGTCGAGATGGCGCGGCTTCCGGTCGGCATGCGGCCGTGATTGTTTCTCGCTAA
- a CDS encoding SCP2 sterol-binding domain-containing protein: MAYTFPSANWTDAYKDAVNSNATYRQAAQTWTHGTVAMVVSAEPSLGLTTDVALLLDVHEGTCRGSDYFTDAQQAIDKANFVIEANYERWKEVVQGKLEPIKAMMQGKLKLSKGSLPTMIRYVDASRELVESASKVPTTFIG; this comes from the coding sequence ATGGCCTATACATTTCCTTCTGCCAACTGGACGGATGCCTATAAAGACGCTGTAAATAGCAACGCCACTTATCGGCAGGCCGCACAAACATGGACCCATGGCACGGTGGCGATGGTGGTTTCGGCCGAGCCTTCTTTGGGGCTCACAACAGATGTTGCCTTGCTCCTCGACGTGCACGAGGGCACATGTCGCGGCAGCGATTATTTCACGGACGCTCAGCAAGCGATCGACAAGGCAAATTTCGTCATCGAGGCAAACTATGAACGCTGGAAAGAGGTCGTACAAGGTAAGCTCGAGCCCATCAAAGCCATGATGCAGGGCAAGCTCAAGCTCAGTAAAGGCAGCTTGCCCACCATGATACGATACGTGGACGCCTCTCGGGAACTCGTCGAAAGCGCCTCTAAAGTCCCGACGACTTTTATTGGATAA
- a CDS encoding acetyl-CoA carboxylase carboxyltransferase subunit beta yields MGWFGRKRATQHASEKKTIGEGVFRRCAGCGVTLRSEEYSANHEVCPRCGHHYRLRVEAWIELLIDSGTWTEFDRELSPIDVLEFVDSTPYAKRIGNAQKKAGVNDSVMTGSGHIEGRPVQVGAFIFRFMGGSMGSVAGEKLTRVFERAAELKQPAIVLSSSGGARMQEGVLSLMQMAKTVAALGRLRDVPMPFVSVLLDPTTGGVAASFSLLGDVNVAEPNALIGFAGPRVIETTIRQKLPKGFQRSEFLMEHGMVDIIAQRSELKATIARVLSHLLD; encoded by the coding sequence ATGGGTTGGTTCGGTCGAAAGCGCGCCACGCAGCACGCCTCAGAAAAAAAGACAATTGGGGAAGGTGTATTCCGTCGATGCGCGGGTTGCGGCGTAACACTTCGCTCGGAAGAGTATTCAGCCAATCATGAAGTCTGTCCGCGATGCGGGCATCATTATCGACTGAGGGTGGAAGCCTGGATCGAGTTGCTCATCGACTCAGGCACCTGGACAGAGTTCGATCGAGAGCTATCCCCCATCGATGTGCTCGAGTTCGTCGATTCGACTCCGTATGCCAAGCGCATAGGCAACGCACAGAAAAAGGCGGGCGTAAACGACTCGGTGATGACAGGGAGCGGACACATTGAAGGACGACCGGTACAGGTCGGTGCGTTCATATTTCGTTTTATGGGGGGGTCCATGGGATCCGTTGCTGGCGAAAAACTGACCAGAGTATTCGAGCGCGCCGCCGAGCTCAAGCAGCCGGCGATTGTGCTGTCCTCTTCAGGCGGTGCCCGCATGCAAGAGGGCGTCCTGTCACTGATGCAGATGGCAAAGACGGTGGCGGCGCTTGGCAGGTTGCGTGATGTGCCCATGCCTTTTGTGAGCGTGCTCTTAGATCCTACCACAGGCGGGGTCGCCGCGAGCTTTTCGCTGCTAGGGGATGTCAACGTTGCGGAGCCCAATGCTCTCATTGGCTTTGCGGGACCGCGCGTGATCGAGACAACCATCCGGCAAAAACTGCCCAAGGGTTTTCAGCGGTCCGAGTTTCTGATGGAGCATGGGATGGTAGATATCATTGCACAGCGGTCCGAACTCAAGGCCACCATCGCTCGTGTACTAAGTCACCTGCTAGATTAG
- a CDS encoding roadblock/LC7 domain-containing protein — protein sequence MPSDPLHQLGGILKEMVDRTEGSVSGLLMDFDGLPVEHYVREKATVDAETIGAEYSVVLGQIRKAASMLDAGSAREVAIQAERLTTVIRLLNEDYFVAISLLPGGNVGKAKFLLRTSQERLLEALA from the coding sequence ATGCCGAGTGACCCGCTGCACCAACTGGGTGGCATTCTCAAGGAGATGGTGGACCGGACCGAAGGGAGCGTCTCGGGATTGCTCATGGATTTCGATGGACTGCCCGTGGAACACTATGTGCGCGAGAAAGCCACTGTGGACGCTGAAACCATAGGAGCCGAATACAGCGTGGTTCTTGGTCAAATTCGGAAGGCTGCCAGCATGCTCGATGCAGGATCGGCCAGGGAGGTTGCGATTCAAGCGGAACGCTTGACTACGGTCATTCGCTTACTCAATGAAGATTACTTCGTCGCCATTTCTCTATTGCCTGGCGGCAATGTGGGTAAGGCCAAATTTCTGCTTCGCACGTCCCAGGAGCGCCTATTAGAGGCTCTGGCCTGA
- a CDS encoding bifunctional folylpolyglutamate synthase/dihydrofolate synthase, with product MYYSQAIEFLYGLQGRGIKLGLERIERALQERGQPHKRLHFAHVAGTNGKGSVSAMLASCLTAAGLRTGLFTSPHLHRFTERIQINGKELSEDSVARRLSELATWQQQQSLELSFFEMATLLALEAFVDEGCDMVVMETGLGGRLDSTNVIFPEVCVITHIARDHSEILGDDLATIASEKAGIIKKGRPVILGSSPDEALTVLIARARALDAPAVLWNRDIVVTDGTEERFSVRIHDEILSDLFVALRGSHQRHNAALAVGACVTLRQLGWSIPSEAIRAGLSSTTWPGRLEFLASVPKVLLDAAHNPDGCQALADYVRSIQHAFSRLVLVFGCMQDKDARAMLACFRGLFAQHFYVAPPMSRAMAPGALDAISPGASCEGIADALSRAQDLAGPQGLFVVAGSIFVVAEARRLLLGNATDPLIGM from the coding sequence TTGTATTACTCCCAAGCCATTGAGTTTTTGTATGGTTTACAAGGTCGGGGCATCAAGCTTGGGCTTGAGCGAATAGAGCGCGCGTTGCAAGAGCGCGGACAACCCCACAAGCGGCTTCACTTTGCGCATGTGGCTGGGACAAACGGCAAAGGCAGCGTGTCGGCGATGTTAGCATCCTGCCTGACTGCGGCGGGGTTGAGAACAGGGCTATTTACCTCGCCCCATTTGCATCGCTTCACCGAACGAATTCAGATCAATGGCAAGGAACTGAGCGAGGACTCGGTAGCCCGCCGGCTCAGCGAGCTTGCAACGTGGCAGCAGCAACAGTCATTGGAACTGAGCTTTTTCGAAATGGCAACCCTGCTTGCGCTGGAGGCCTTTGTCGATGAAGGCTGCGATATGGTGGTGATGGAAACTGGATTAGGCGGTCGTTTGGATTCGACCAATGTGATTTTTCCTGAGGTGTGCGTTATCACCCATATAGCACGCGATCACTCTGAGATCTTGGGCGACGATCTTGCTACAATTGCTTCGGAAAAAGCCGGAATCATCAAAAAAGGGCGTCCAGTGATTTTGGGCAGCTCACCCGACGAAGCGCTGACTGTGCTTATCGCGCGCGCACGAGCACTCGATGCACCGGCAGTGCTGTGGAATCGTGATATTGTGGTGACAGACGGCACTGAAGAGCGCTTTTCCGTGCGCATTCACGACGAAATACTGTCCGATCTGTTTGTGGCTCTGAGAGGCTCGCATCAACGACACAACGCGGCGTTAGCAGTCGGCGCTTGTGTGACTCTACGGCAGCTGGGCTGGAGCATACCGTCCGAAGCCATACGCGCCGGACTGTCGAGCACAACGTGGCCCGGACGCTTGGAGTTCTTGGCTAGCGTGCCTAAGGTATTACTGGACGCCGCGCATAACCCAGATGGTTGCCAAGCGTTGGCTGATTACGTGCGGAGCATCCAGCACGCGTTTTCGAGATTGGTCCTCGTGTTCGGTTGTATGCAAGACAAAGACGCCAGAGCAATGCTGGCATGTTTTCGGGGCTTGTTCGCTCAGCACTTCTACGTGGCGCCGCCCATGTCCCGGGCTATGGCACCCGGTGCGCTCGATGCGATAAGTCCAGGCGCCAGCTGCGAAGGTATCGCCGATGCACTATCGCGCGCGCAGGATCTGGCGGGGCCACAAGGTCTATTTGTGGTGGCAGGGTCGATTTTTGTCGTTGCAGAGGCGCGGCGGCTCCTCTTGGGCAATGCAACCGACCCATTGATCGGCATGTAG
- the aroQ gene encoding type II 3-dehydroquinate dehydratase, with protein MTKDTALNILALHGPNLNLLGTREPEIYGAVPLAAIDAQLASLAKTLGASLQCRQSNHEGELVEWIQNAQATFDGIVINPAAYTHTSLAIADALRAVKLPCIEVHLSNIFARETQRHQSLIAPHVIGCIAGFGANSYALGLRALIEHLNAS; from the coding sequence ATGACCAAAGACACCGCACTGAACATCCTGGCGCTACATGGGCCCAACCTCAATTTGCTGGGGACCCGCGAGCCGGAGATCTACGGGGCTGTGCCCTTAGCGGCGATCGACGCTCAACTCGCCTCTCTCGCCAAGACCCTGGGAGCGTCCCTACAATGCCGACAGTCGAACCATGAGGGAGAACTCGTGGAGTGGATTCAGAATGCACAGGCGACGTTTGATGGGATCGTTATCAACCCTGCGGCGTACACCCATACATCGCTCGCCATAGCAGATGCGCTCAGAGCGGTAAAACTGCCTTGCATCGAGGTTCATCTTTCGAATATCTTCGCCCGAGAGACACAAAGACATCAGTCGCTCATCGCGCCGCATGTGATAGGCTGCATTGCGGGTTTTGGTGCAAATAGCTATGCCCTCGGCTTGCGTGCGCTTATTGAGCATCTCAACGCCTCTTAA